In Anolis carolinensis isolate JA03-04 unplaced genomic scaffold, rAnoCar3.1.pri scaffold_14, whole genome shotgun sequence, the following proteins share a genomic window:
- the psmb4 gene encoding proteasome subunit beta type-4: protein MELPSMLPLRPFWAAGPAPGELYSPPCPGITTGAQAEGVSRTLSPMVTGTSVLGVKFKGGVIIAADMLGSYGSLARFRNISRIMKVNDTTVLGASGDYADFQYLKQVVEQMVIDEELLGDGHSYSPKAIHSWLTRAMYNRRSKMNPLWNTVVIGGYAGGESFLGYVDMLGVAYEAPSLATGYGSYVAQPLMRDAIEKKPSLTQEDARALIERCMKILYYRDARSFNRYEITTVTEKGVEVEGPLSLDTNWDIAHLVSGFE from the exons ATGGAGCTGCCTTCGATGCTGCCGCTCCGGCCGTTTTGGGCCGCGGGTCCCGCTCCAGGGGAGCTTTATTCGCCGCCTTGCCCCGGAATCACGACCGGAGCCCAGGCCGAAGGGGTCTCCAGGACGCT GAGCCCCATGGTGACCGGCACCTCCGTCCTGGGGGTGAAGTTCAAGGGCGGGGTGATCATCGCAGCCGACATGCTGGGCTCCTATGGCTCGCTCGCCCGCTTCCGCAACATCTCCAGGATCATGAAGGTCAACGACACCACTGTCCTGGGAGCCTCCGGTGACTATGCCGACTTCCAGTATCTCAAGCAAGTCGTTGAGCAGATGGT GATTGACGAGGAACTTCTGGGCGATGGGCACAGCTACAGCCCCAAGGCCATCCACTCCTGGCTCACCCGGGCCATGTACAACCGTCGATCTAAGATGAACCCTCTCTGGAACACCGTGGTGATTGGTGGCTATGCTGGTGGAGAAAG TTTCCTAGGTTATGTCGATATGCTCGGCGTGGCATATGAAGCTCCTTCACTTGCAACTGGATACGGCTCCTACGTGGCGCAG CCTCTAATGAGAGACGCCATTGAAAAGAAGCCCAGCCTGACCCAGGAAGACGCCCGGGCCCTCATTGAGCGCTGCATGAAGATCCTTTACTATCGAGATGCCCGTTCCTTCAATCGA tACGAAATCACAACCGTCACGGAGAAAGGTGTGGAAGTGGAGGGGCCTCTCTCCTTGGACACGAATTGGGACATTGCACACCTGGTCAG TGGCTTTGAGTGA